Proteins from a single region of Rhipicephalus sanguineus isolate Rsan-2018 chromosome 5, BIME_Rsan_1.4, whole genome shotgun sequence:
- the LOC119394662 gene encoding proclotting enzyme translates to MGSTGILLLLFTLGAICLRGLVEAQGAFSFEFPDDDGCRTPFNEPGSCLELARCPALQSVRDYNFLRRYICGFSRNVPLLCCPGGGEQRPPTRPPTRPPTRPPTRPPTRPPTRPPTRPPTRPPVRTPPPTRDNSDLVEGPRIANYPRFLPAACGMTNVSVSRIVGGRESEPGAWPWMAAIYINSGGVNSAACGGALVTDRHVVTAAHCVVVGHRATNLPASSFTVRLGDHNLVRSDDAVSPVDVPVVKVERHADFVARTFKNDVAVLTMERPVRFNKFVRPVCLPYGDDFKTRDLNGYHAFVTGWGTTAFNGESSDVLKEAQIKIWDEESCKKAFQKEVPISSVYLCAGDGNGRQDSCQGDSGGPLVLPDDGRFFLIGVVSFGKRCATVGYPGVYTRLTEFLPWLSERLQ, encoded by the exons ATGGGCTCAACGGGAATACTGCTACTCCTCTTCACTCTGGGCGCAATCTGCCTGCGCGGCTTAGTCGAGGCGCAAGGTG CGTTCTCCTTCGAATTTCCCGATGAtgatggctgccggacgcctttcAACGAGCCAGGCAGCTGCCTCGAGCTGGCCAGATGTCCGGCGCTTCAATCAGTACGGGACTACAACTTCTTGCGACGCTACATCTGCGGGTTCTCGCGAAACGTGCCTTTGCTCTGCTGTCCGGGCGGTGGAGAGCAGAGGCCTCCGACTCGCCCGCCGACTCGTCCACCGACCCGACCTCCCACTCGACCTCCGACCCGCCCTCCAACCCGGCCTCCGACGAGGCCTCCTACAAGGCCTCCAGTTAGGACTCCGCCCCCAACGCGGGACAATTCCGACCTCGTCGAAGGACCCAGGATTGCCAACTACCCACGTTTCCTACCAGCTG CGTGCGGCATGACCAATGTCAGTGTGAGCCGCATCGTCGGAGGCCGCGAGTCAGAACCAGGCGCATGGCCTTGGATG GCGGCTATCTACATCAACAGCGGTGGCGTGAACAGCGCTGCCTGTGGCGGAGCCCTGGTTACGGACAGGCACGTGGTGACCGCTGCACACTGCGTCGTCGTCGGACATCGAGCGACCAA CCTGCCGGCGTCTTCGTTTACGGTGCGCCTGGGCGACCACAACCTGGTGAGGAGCGACGACGCGGTCAGCCCCGTCGATGTACCCGTGGTTAAGGTGGAACGGCACGCCGACTTTGTAGCGCGCACCTTCAAGAACGACGTGGCCGTACTCACGATGGAGCGTCCCGTGAGATTCAACAAGTTCGTGAGGCCCGTCTGCTTGCCGTACGGCGACGACTTCAAAACGCGTGACCTCAACGGGTACCACGCGTTCGTCACCGGATGGGGAACCACGGCATTCA ACGGGGAGTCCAGCGATGTGCTGAAGGAGGCGCAGATCAAGATATGGGACGAAGAATCGTGCAAGAAAGCCTTCCAGAAAGAAGTGCCCATCTCCAGCGTTTACCTGTGCGCAGGCGACGGCAACGGACGCCAGGACTCCTGCCAG GGTGACTCCGGAGGACCGCTGGTGCTGCCGGACGATGGCCGATTCTTCCTCATTGGCGTCGTGTCGTTCGGCAAGCGCTGTGCGACGGTCGGCTATCCTGGAGTCTACACAAGACTCACCGAGTTCTTGCCGTGGCTAAGCGAAAGGTTGCAATAG